A genomic window from Halorubrum trapanicum includes:
- the phoU gene encoding phosphate signaling complex protein PhoU: MPREQYRDSLDELRSDVLAMGDQVTGQVERSLDAVERRDESLAESVVEADAEINETYLRLEDRCVDLFALQQPVAGDLRFVTASFKIVTDLERIGDLAVNLANYLRTATETLSPEVQLDAIGEAARALLERSLAAYETEDAAACRAVAADDDEVDALCQRASESVTRDLIAGSDGDGWEVERVLDDVSRVLLTVRDLERVADHAVNIAARTLYMIENDPELLY; the protein is encoded by the coding sequence ATGCCCCGAGAACAGTACCGGGACTCGCTCGACGAGCTCCGCTCGGACGTGCTGGCCATGGGCGATCAGGTGACCGGGCAGGTCGAACGGAGCCTCGACGCCGTCGAACGCCGCGACGAGTCGCTCGCGGAGTCGGTCGTCGAGGCCGACGCCGAAATCAACGAGACGTACCTGCGCCTGGAGGACCGCTGCGTCGACCTCTTCGCGCTCCAGCAGCCGGTCGCCGGAGACCTCCGGTTCGTCACCGCCTCGTTCAAGATCGTCACCGACCTCGAACGGATCGGCGACCTCGCGGTCAACCTCGCCAACTACCTCCGCACCGCGACGGAGACGCTCTCGCCGGAGGTACAGCTCGACGCGATCGGCGAGGCGGCGCGCGCACTCCTCGAACGGAGCCTCGCCGCGTACGAGACCGAGGACGCGGCCGCGTGCCGGGCGGTCGCGGCCGACGACGACGAGGTCGACGCGCTCTGTCAGCGCGCGAGCGAGAGCGTCACCCGCGACCTTATCGCGGGAAGCGACGGGGACGGGTGGGAGGTCGAGCGGGTGTTGGACGACGTATCGCGGGTGCTGTTGACGGTCCGGGACCTCGAACGGGTCGCGGACCACGCCGTCAACATCGCGGCGCGCACCCTCTACATGATCGAAAACGACCCGGAGCTGCTCTACTGA
- a CDS encoding response regulator: MADRTASTDRIRVLHVEDDEAFADLTAAHFERLAADIRHEAVGSVAAARRRYRSESFDAIVCDYDLPDGTGIDLLEHVRDVDEDLPFVLFTGKGSEEVASEAISAGVTDYLQKRGGSDQYEVLVNRIRNAVDRYRLVRQVDRTVEALNAASEPIGILGADGTYLFVNEAYASVYGRTPAEIVGKHWEAFYPDEEVERFTDEILPRVTAEGHWNGEAVVCGPDGGLVRERLALTHTTDGGHVCIIRRAEPIEEASADAPGSSATDPDGAD, encoded by the coding sequence ATGGCAGACCGAACCGCGTCGACCGACCGGATCCGCGTCCTCCACGTCGAAGACGACGAGGCCTTCGCCGACCTCACCGCGGCGCACTTCGAGCGACTCGCCGCCGACATCCGCCACGAGGCGGTCGGCTCCGTCGCGGCCGCGCGTCGCCGGTACCGCAGCGAGTCGTTCGACGCGATCGTCTGCGACTACGACCTCCCCGACGGCACCGGAATCGACCTCCTCGAACACGTCCGAGACGTCGACGAGGACCTGCCGTTCGTCCTCTTCACCGGGAAGGGTAGCGAGGAGGTCGCGAGCGAGGCCATCTCGGCCGGCGTGACCGACTACCTTCAAAAACGCGGCGGGAGCGACCAGTACGAGGTCCTGGTCAACCGGATCCGTAACGCGGTCGACCGGTACCGGTTGGTGCGGCAGGTCGACCGCACCGTCGAGGCGCTCAACGCCGCCAGCGAGCCGATAGGTATCCTCGGCGCCGACGGCACCTACCTGTTCGTCAACGAGGCGTACGCGTCGGTGTACGGCCGTACTCCCGCCGAGATCGTCGGCAAACACTGGGAGGCGTTCTACCCCGACGAAGAGGTCGAACGGTTCACCGACGAGATCCTCCCGCGCGTGACGGCCGAGGGGCACTGGAACGGCGAGGCCGTCGTCTGCGGGCCGGACGGCGGTCTAGTCCGCGAACGCCTCGCGCTCACGCACACGACCGACGGCGGCCACGTGTGTATCATCCGGCGAGCGGAGCCGATCGAGGAGGCCTCGGCGGACGCCCCGGGGTCGAGCGCAACCGATCCGGACGGCGCGGACTGA
- a CDS encoding aldehyde ferredoxin oxidoreductase family protein — protein sequence MSRRRTHVLRVDLSTGETARERVPRDWRRDYVGGKGLGARYLYEELSPGTDPTAPANRLGFFVGPLAGYLPGETRYAAVTKSPLTGGFLDSYAGGEFADRLAGSLDDCLGLLVTGAADRPVRIEVESGRARIEASDAWGADAAETDERFPDAGVACVGPAGEREAAYATVASDGGDHHAGRGGAGAVMGSKRLKAVVGRDPPPTVPDDLAKLRDRDAAAYGDDPTGEWQAAGETVETVDYANEVGILAAEGWTGTGFDGADDIGVEAALERATGREAVADAGQGEGPAVPGGFRIDTPDGEVVPRGAAPITLGAGLGIDDFDRVVDLCGVCDRLGLDVIGAGNAVAWAIRAGEAGVVDCPVSFGDAAGAERLLESIAAREAPPDLDVHPDLPDALADGIDAAVARFGGADLVPTVKSMALPGFDPRAAVGVALAYATSDRGACHRRARPQDTEPLARPDRSPTDRVRDVVGEQNARSVLWSLVVDDFVGEAVWTDLGAEWLAAVDHPAVADVDRGGDAECEADADTRSDPVAALATTGERIWTLTRLFNAREGFDRDDDALPEPLRTAAADGTPGVDVDAFDRLLDRYYAARGWGDRGLPTPAGLDRLGLAGVVDDATPLDDRPIDLAAAAESDD from the coding sequence ATGAGTCGGCGCCGCACCCACGTCCTCCGCGTCGACCTCTCGACGGGTGAGACCGCCCGTGAACGCGTCCCCCGCGACTGGCGACGCGACTACGTGGGCGGGAAGGGACTGGGGGCGCGCTACCTCTACGAGGAGCTGTCCCCGGGGACCGACCCGACGGCCCCGGCGAACCGCCTCGGATTCTTCGTCGGGCCGCTCGCGGGCTACCTCCCCGGCGAGACGCGCTACGCCGCGGTGACCAAGTCCCCGCTCACCGGCGGCTTCCTCGACTCGTACGCCGGCGGCGAGTTCGCCGATCGGCTCGCGGGGTCGCTCGACGACTGCCTCGGGCTGCTCGTGACGGGCGCCGCCGACCGGCCGGTCCGGATCGAGGTTGAGAGCGGCCGCGCCCGGATCGAGGCGAGCGACGCGTGGGGCGCCGACGCGGCCGAGACGGACGAGCGATTCCCGGACGCCGGCGTCGCCTGCGTCGGTCCCGCGGGCGAGCGCGAGGCGGCCTACGCGACGGTCGCGAGCGACGGCGGCGATCACCACGCGGGCCGCGGCGGCGCCGGCGCCGTGATGGGTTCGAAGCGGCTGAAGGCGGTCGTCGGCCGCGACCCGCCGCCGACGGTCCCCGACGACCTCGCTAAGCTCCGCGACCGCGACGCGGCGGCATACGGCGACGATCCGACCGGCGAGTGGCAGGCGGCCGGCGAGACGGTCGAGACGGTCGACTACGCCAACGAGGTCGGGATCCTCGCCGCGGAGGGGTGGACGGGGACCGGCTTCGACGGCGCCGACGACATCGGCGTCGAGGCCGCGCTGGAGCGCGCGACGGGGCGCGAGGCAGTTGCCGACGCCGGCCAAGGCGAGGGCCCCGCCGTCCCCGGCGGCTTCCGGATCGACACGCCCGACGGCGAGGTGGTCCCGCGCGGCGCGGCGCCGATCACGCTCGGGGCGGGCCTCGGCATCGACGACTTCGACCGCGTCGTCGACCTGTGCGGGGTCTGCGACCGGCTCGGCCTCGACGTGATCGGCGCGGGCAACGCGGTCGCGTGGGCGATCCGTGCGGGGGAGGCGGGAGTCGTCGACTGTCCGGTCTCGTTCGGCGACGCGGCGGGCGCCGAGCGCCTCTTGGAATCGATCGCGGCCCGCGAGGCGCCGCCGGACCTCGACGTCCACCCGGACCTGCCGGACGCGCTCGCCGACGGCATCGACGCCGCGGTCGCCCGGTTCGGCGGCGCGGACCTCGTGCCGACGGTGAAGTCGATGGCGCTGCCCGGCTTCGACCCCCGCGCGGCGGTCGGCGTCGCGCTCGCGTACGCGACGAGCGACCGCGGCGCGTGCCACCGCCGCGCGCGGCCGCAGGACACCGAGCCCCTGGCCCGCCCGGACCGGTCCCCGACAGACCGGGTCCGCGACGTGGTCGGCGAGCAGAACGCGCGCTCGGTGCTGTGGAGCCTCGTCGTCGACGACTTCGTCGGCGAGGCGGTCTGGACCGACCTCGGCGCCGAGTGGCTCGCGGCGGTCGACCACCCCGCGGTCGCCGATGTCGACCGCGGCGGGGACGCCGAGTGCGAGGCCGACGCCGACACGCGGAGCGACCCGGTCGCCGCGCTCGCGACGACCGGCGAGCGGATCTGGACGCTCACCCGGCTGTTCAACGCCCGCGAGGGGTTCGACCGCGACGACGACGCGCTCCCCGAGCCGCTCCGCACGGCCGCGGCCGACGGGACGCCCGGCGTCGACGTCGACGCGTTCGACCGCCTGCTGGACCGCTACTACGCGGCGCGCGGCTGGGGGGACCGCGGCCTCCCGACGCCGGCGGGGCTCGACCGCCTGGGACTCGCCGGCGTCGTCGACGACGCGACGCCGCTCGACGACCGCCCGATCGACCTCGCCGCGGCGGCCGAGTCGGACGACTGA
- the pstB gene encoding phosphate ABC transporter ATP-binding protein PstB, translating to MSENTTPRTQTETATTDTAPTDDRSPTTTTGETAERTRDEWTDYEFRGEAKMAVEDLDVHYGDDHALKGVSMEIPEQSVTALIGPSGCGKSTYLRCLNRMNDRISSARVDGSVKLDGREIYQDGVNLVELRKRVGMVFQSPNPFPKSIRENVAYGPKKHGDLDTGLLARLLNRSDAEERDELVERCLRDAALWDEVSDRLDDNALGLSGGQQQRLCIARALSVDPEIILMDEPASALDPIATAKIEDLIDDLSETYTVVIVTHNMQQAARISDQTAVFLTGGELVEYGDTDQVFEDPHSERVEDYITGKFG from the coding sequence ATGAGCGAGAACACTACCCCACGGACGCAGACGGAGACCGCGACGACAGACACCGCACCGACGGACGACCGCTCGCCGACCACGACGACGGGCGAGACCGCCGAGCGGACCCGCGACGAGTGGACCGACTACGAGTTCCGGGGCGAGGCAAAGATGGCCGTCGAGGACCTCGACGTCCACTACGGCGACGACCACGCGCTGAAGGGCGTCTCGATGGAGATACCGGAGCAGAGCGTCACCGCGCTGATCGGGCCCTCCGGCTGCGGGAAGTCGACGTACCTCCGGTGTCTCAACCGAATGAACGACCGCATCAGCTCTGCGCGGGTCGACGGGTCGGTGAAGCTTGACGGCCGGGAGATCTACCAGGACGGCGTCAACCTCGTCGAGCTCCGGAAGCGGGTCGGGATGGTGTTCCAGTCGCCGAACCCGTTCCCCAAGTCGATCCGCGAGAACGTCGCCTACGGCCCGAAGAAGCACGGCGACCTCGACACGGGGCTCCTCGCCCGGCTGCTGAACCGGAGCGACGCCGAGGAGCGCGACGAGCTCGTCGAGCGGTGCCTGCGCGACGCGGCGCTGTGGGACGAGGTGAGCGACCGCCTCGACGACAACGCGCTCGGGCTCTCGGGCGGGCAACAGCAGCGCCTCTGTATCGCCCGCGCCCTCTCGGTCGACCCGGAGATCATCCTGATGGACGAGCCGGCCTCGGCGCTCGACCCCATCGCCACCGCGAAGATCGAGGACCTGATCGACGACCTCTCGGAGACGTACACGGTCGTCATCGTCACGCACAACATGCAGCAGGCGGCCCGGATATCCGACCAGACCGCCGTCTTCCTCACGGGCGGCGAGCTGGTCGAGTACGGCGACACCGACCAGGTGTTCGAGGACCCCCACAGCGAGCGCGTCGAAGACTACATCACCGGCAAGTTCGGGTGA
- the pstA gene encoding phosphate ABC transporter permease PstA — protein sequence MAGASETDAKLVESETTETDAVAGVAVGLSAVLFALAVAALFERVSLTGSLFGVRTVTLLGGLLTALGVAVVAFGAGSRLGYVETDPDPSTGLIAGFGAAVPWVVVGGGVASQTLGLGTAAGVVAGIAAGGVAFALTVLPREDLGSTLPLGTLLALTGLVFLTGVVGPEWAWELDWEQQAAITAEFLIPASTLFSALYGGWASAKAYGGFGARGRHMGAYVLVYLNALSIVAFLFILVAFVVVQGVPGLLNGAELGFGSGPTTSILGVSVALPVSVPFVMNGVALFNDFQGVLPAIVGTIWLVAGAVTLAVPLGVGAAVFLTEYADRGRFTQVVEVATNGLWSTPSIVFGLFGFAFLVPRFGNGKSLLSGMITLGFMLLPLVVITSREAMLSVPDEYRDASAALGVSKWQTIRSVVLPAALPGVVTGVILGVGRIAGETAPILLTMAGGTFVTGSQTANVIGGFRFTSTPPFVANPELLQATSALPYQLYALISAGVGASSNVGNADEFRWATALVLLLVVLSFYAIGIATRYYFRRRLKHT from the coding sequence ATGGCCGGTGCCAGCGAGACCGACGCGAAGCTGGTCGAGTCGGAGACCACGGAGACGGACGCCGTCGCGGGCGTGGCCGTCGGACTCTCGGCGGTCCTGTTCGCCCTCGCGGTCGCGGCGCTGTTCGAGCGCGTCAGCCTCACCGGCTCGCTGTTCGGCGTCCGGACCGTGACGCTGCTCGGCGGTCTCCTGACCGCCCTCGGCGTCGCGGTGGTCGCCTTCGGGGCCGGGTCGCGCCTCGGCTACGTCGAGACGGACCCGGACCCGAGTACCGGGCTCATCGCGGGCTTCGGCGCCGCCGTCCCGTGGGTCGTCGTCGGCGGGGGCGTCGCGAGCCAGACGCTCGGGCTCGGCACGGCCGCGGGCGTCGTCGCCGGCATCGCCGCCGGCGGCGTCGCGTTCGCGCTCACCGTCCTGCCGCGGGAGGACCTCGGGTCGACGCTCCCGCTGGGGACTCTCCTCGCGCTGACGGGGCTCGTGTTCCTGACCGGCGTCGTCGGCCCGGAGTGGGCGTGGGAGCTGGACTGGGAACAGCAGGCCGCGATCACCGCGGAGTTCCTCATCCCCGCGTCGACGCTGTTCAGCGCGCTGTACGGCGGCTGGGCGTCGGCGAAGGCGTACGGCGGCTTCGGGGCTCGCGGGCGACACATGGGCGCGTACGTGCTCGTCTACCTCAACGCGCTCTCGATCGTCGCCTTCCTGTTCATCCTCGTCGCCTTCGTGGTCGTTCAAGGGGTCCCGGGCCTTCTGAACGGCGCCGAGCTCGGGTTCGGGAGCGGGCCGACGACGTCGATCCTCGGCGTGTCGGTCGCGCTCCCGGTCTCGGTCCCGTTCGTGATGAACGGCGTCGCCCTCTTCAACGACTTCCAGGGCGTGCTGCCCGCGATCGTCGGCACGATTTGGCTCGTGGCGGGCGCGGTCACGCTCGCGGTTCCGCTCGGCGTCGGGGCGGCCGTCTTCCTCACCGAGTACGCGGACCGCGGCCGGTTCACGCAGGTCGTCGAGGTCGCGACCAACGGGCTGTGGAGCACCCCGAGCATCGTCTTCGGGCTGTTCGGGTTCGCCTTCCTCGTCCCGCGGTTCGGAAACGGGAAGTCGCTGCTCTCGGGCATGATCACGCTCGGGTTCATGCTCCTCCCGCTCGTGGTGATCACCTCCCGCGAGGCGATGCTCTCGGTGCCGGACGAGTACCGCGACGCGAGCGCCGCGCTCGGCGTCTCGAAGTGGCAGACGATCCGCAGCGTCGTCCTGCCGGCTGCGCTCCCGGGCGTCGTCACCGGCGTCATCCTCGGCGTCGGTCGGATCGCCGGCGAGACGGCGCCCATCCTGTTGACGATGGCCGGCGGGACGTTCGTCACCGGCTCGCAGACGGCGAACGTCATCGGCGGCTTCCGGTTCACGTCGACGCCGCCGTTCGTCGCGAACCCGGAGCTCCTCCAGGCGACCTCAGCGCTCCCGTACCAGCTGTACGCCCTCATCTCGGCCGGCGTCGGCGCGAGCAGCAACGTCGGCAACGCGGACGAGTTCCGCTGGGCGACGGCGCTGGTCCTCCTGTTAGTCGTCCTCTCCTTCTACGCGATCGGCATCGCGACGCGCTACTACTTCCGGCGGCGCCTCAAGCACACCTGA
- a CDS encoding AbrB/MazE/SpoVT family DNA-binding domain-containing protein, with protein sequence MESRKVQTVGNGTYTVSLPKEWAESQGVTSGDSVTLHDHIDGVLAVQTGDGEDCEPPVARIESADPEVIARALRAAYAAGAREVTLERDEPITSDQRRVVERVARDRIGMSVAAESETATTVRIMLDSREVSVSQSLRQLAFTVRSIHREAVEALATPPDSSPIGSRDGQVDRLASMIDRSVSRGMADLGEVDALGTTRPELFESWTAMRELCRFRDAAADIGDAAASLDAPPSEPRLETCRDVGAAVREVVSDGVSVALGDEGADVARSAIGDLSRARDRIDALDRGLDDAGEGAAELRRVSRSLRRTAECGGDVAEIGLRRAIRCRETIRDRDPGRTEE encoded by the coding sequence ATGGAGTCACGAAAGGTACAGACCGTGGGAAACGGAACGTACACGGTCTCGCTCCCGAAGGAGTGGGCGGAGTCGCAGGGCGTCACGTCCGGCGACAGCGTGACGCTCCACGACCACATCGACGGCGTGCTGGCGGTCCAGACCGGGGACGGCGAGGACTGTGAGCCGCCCGTCGCCCGGATCGAGTCGGCCGACCCGGAGGTGATAGCGCGGGCGCTGCGAGCGGCCTACGCCGCCGGCGCGCGCGAGGTCACGCTCGAACGAGACGAGCCGATCACCTCGGACCAACGGCGCGTCGTCGAGCGGGTCGCCCGCGACCGGATCGGGATGTCCGTGGCCGCGGAGTCGGAGACCGCGACGACGGTCCGGATCATGCTGGACTCGCGGGAGGTCTCCGTGAGCCAGTCACTCCGACAGCTGGCGTTCACGGTGCGCTCGATACACCGCGAGGCGGTCGAGGCGCTGGCGACGCCTCCCGACTCGTCGCCGATCGGCTCTCGCGACGGGCAGGTCGACCGCCTCGCCTCGATGATCGACCGCTCCGTCTCCCGCGGCATGGCGGACCTGGGCGAGGTCGACGCGCTCGGGACGACCCGGCCGGAGCTGTTCGAGTCGTGGACGGCGATGCGGGAGCTGTGCCGCTTCCGCGACGCGGCGGCGGACATCGGCGACGCCGCGGCGTCGCTCGACGCCCCGCCGTCGGAGCCCCGGCTGGAGACGTGTCGCGACGTCGGCGCCGCGGTCCGGGAGGTCGTGTCCGACGGCGTGAGCGTCGCCCTCGGCGACGAGGGCGCCGACGTCGCTCGGAGCGCGATCGGCGACCTCTCCCGGGCTCGCGACCGGATCGACGCGCTGGACCGGGGGCTGGACGACGCGGGCGAGGGGGCGGCGGAGCTCCGTCGCGTCTCGCGCTCGCTGCGGCGGACCGCGGAGTGCGGCGGGGACGTGGCGGAGATCGGACTGCGCCGTGCGATCCGGTGCCGGGAGACGATCCGCGACCGCGATCCGGGTCGAACGGAGGAGTGA
- the mvk gene encoding mevalonate kinase: MTVCEAPGKVYLFGEHAVVYGEPAVPAAIERRATVRAEPREDDHVRVEAEDLSLDGFTVEYAGGTGDRPDVDVPTPLVEAAMGYVDAAVEQARDAADAPDAGFDITVESDIPLGAGLGSSAAVVVAGIDAATRALGEPLDRRELAERAYQAEFEVQDGQASRADTFCSTMGGAVRVEGDDCEPIDAPNLPFVVGFDGGAGDTGELVAGVRALREEHEFAADTVESVGDLVRTGEGLLADADPESAPEPELLAGLGELMDFNHGLLAALGVSARSLDAMVWAARDAGAHGAKLTGAGGGGCIVALDESDATETALSFTQGCEEAFRAELATEGVRVVEP, encoded by the coding sequence ATGACCGTTTGCGAAGCGCCGGGGAAGGTGTACCTCTTCGGCGAACACGCCGTCGTCTACGGCGAGCCGGCGGTGCCGGCGGCCATCGAGCGACGCGCGACGGTGCGCGCCGAGCCCCGCGAGGACGACCACGTGCGCGTCGAGGCCGAGGACCTCTCTCTGGACGGGTTCACGGTGGAGTACGCCGGCGGCACGGGCGACCGCCCCGACGTCGACGTGCCGACCCCGCTCGTCGAGGCCGCGATGGGGTACGTCGACGCGGCCGTCGAGCAGGCGCGGGACGCCGCCGACGCGCCCGACGCGGGCTTCGACATCACCGTCGAGAGCGACATCCCGCTGGGCGCGGGACTGGGCTCGTCCGCGGCCGTGGTCGTCGCGGGCATCGACGCCGCGACCCGCGCGCTCGGGGAGCCGCTCGACCGACGCGAACTGGCGGAGCGGGCGTATCAGGCCGAGTTCGAAGTACAGGACGGACAGGCCTCCCGCGCCGACACCTTCTGCTCGACGATGGGCGGCGCGGTGCGGGTCGAGGGCGACGACTGCGAGCCGATCGACGCCCCGAACCTCCCGTTCGTCGTCGGCTTCGACGGCGGCGCGGGCGACACCGGCGAACTGGTCGCCGGCGTCCGCGCCCTGCGCGAGGAACACGAGTTCGCCGCGGACACGGTCGAGTCCGTCGGGGACCTCGTCCGGACGGGCGAGGGGCTGCTCGCCGACGCCGACCCGGAGAGCGCCCCGGAGCCGGAGCTGCTCGCGGGGCTGGGCGAGCTGATGGACTTCAACCACGGGTTACTCGCCGCGCTCGGCGTCTCCGCGCGGTCGCTCGACGCGATGGTATGGGCCGCGCGTGACGCGGGCGCGCACGGCGCGAAGCTCACCGGCGCCGGCGGGGGCGGCTGCATCGTCGCGCTCGACGAGAGCGACGCGACGGAGACCGCCCTCTCGTTCACGCAGGGCTGTGAGGAGGCGTTCCGCGCCGAGCTGGCGACCGAGGGCGTCCGGGTGGTGGAGCCGTGA
- a CDS encoding isopentenyl phosphate kinase: MTGGEADLDADAADDAAPPVVLKLGGSLITEKDRPETLDEAALDAACDAVADALAAGDVGRLVVVHGGGSFGHHHASERGVSTGDGTRDADAVAAVHGAMKRLNARVLERLRERGVPAVPVHPLSLAARPEGADGGLDLPLGSTATLLGEGFVPVLHGDGVATAGDGVTVVSGDELVVELAAGLGARRVGVCSTVPGVLDGDGDVIAEIDDFDAVADALGASDATDVSGGMAAKVRELLALGAPAYVFGADGLAPFLRGEGAGTRID, encoded by the coding sequence GTGACGGGCGGCGAGGCCGATCTCGACGCCGACGCCGCTGACGACGCCGCACCCCCCGTCGTCCTCAAGCTCGGCGGGAGCCTGATCACCGAGAAGGACCGCCCGGAGACGCTGGACGAGGCGGCGCTCGACGCCGCCTGCGACGCCGTCGCCGACGCGCTCGCGGCCGGCGACGTCGGCCGGCTCGTCGTCGTTCACGGGGGCGGGAGCTTCGGGCACCACCACGCCAGCGAGCGCGGAGTGTCGACGGGCGACGGGACGCGCGACGCCGACGCGGTGGCCGCGGTCCACGGCGCGATGAAGCGGCTGAACGCGCGTGTGTTAGAACGGCTCCGGGAGCGCGGCGTGCCGGCGGTGCCCGTCCACCCGCTGTCGCTCGCGGCGCGACCGGAGGGAGCTGACGGCGGGCTCGACCTCCCGCTCGGGTCGACAGCGACGCTGCTCGGCGAGGGGTTCGTCCCCGTCCTCCACGGCGACGGCGTGGCGACGGCGGGCGACGGGGTGACGGTCGTCTCGGGCGACGAGCTGGTCGTCGAGCTCGCCGCGGGGCTCGGCGCGCGTCGCGTGGGGGTCTGCTCGACGGTCCCCGGCGTCCTCGACGGCGACGGGGACGTAATCGCCGAGATCGACGACTTCGACGCGGTCGCGGACGCGCTCGGCGCGAGCGACGCCACCGACGTCTCCGGCGGCATGGCCGCGAAGGTGCGAGAACTGCTCGCGCTCGGCGCGCCGGCGTACGTGTTCGGCGCCGACGGGCTGGCGCCGTTCCTGCGCGGCGAGGGCGCCGGAACCCGGATCGACTGA
- a CDS encoding Mrp/NBP35 family ATP-binding protein, whose translation MNEADVRERLADVRDPDLGGDIVSLGLVNDVEVDEGAGTVRVSLALGAPFSPNESAVADDVREALADTGLDVELSASIPDDLSADEQVLPGVQNVIAVASGKGGVGKSTVAVNLAAGLSQLGARVGLFDADVYGPNVPRMVSAEERPETDGETIVPPERFGVKLMSMDFLTGEDDPVIWRGPMVHKIITQLVEDVEWGELDYLVMDLPPGTGDTQLTILQTLPLTGAVIVTTPQDVALDDAVKGLRMFGKHDTNVLGIAENMAGFRCPDCGGFHEIFGSGGGKALAQEHDLPFLGGIPLDPEVRTGGDDGEPVVLEDGETADAFKVLVENVANNAGVVRRRGVSEGR comes from the coding sequence ATGAACGAAGCGGACGTTCGAGAGCGGCTCGCCGACGTGCGGGACCCCGACCTCGGCGGCGACATCGTCTCGCTCGGGCTGGTGAACGACGTCGAGGTCGACGAGGGAGCGGGGACGGTCCGTGTGTCGCTCGCGCTCGGCGCCCCCTTCTCGCCGAACGAGTCGGCCGTCGCGGACGACGTGCGCGAGGCGCTCGCGGATACGGGCCTCGACGTCGAGCTGTCGGCGTCGATTCCGGACGACCTCTCGGCGGACGAGCAGGTTCTCCCCGGCGTCCAGAATGTGATCGCGGTCGCCTCCGGGAAGGGCGGCGTTGGGAAGTCGACCGTCGCGGTGAACCTCGCCGCCGGGCTCTCCCAGCTCGGCGCCCGCGTGGGCCTGTTCGACGCCGACGTGTACGGGCCGAACGTGCCGCGGATGGTCTCGGCCGAGGAGCGCCCCGAGACCGACGGCGAGACGATCGTTCCCCCCGAGCGGTTCGGGGTGAAGCTGATGAGCATGGACTTCCTCACCGGCGAGGACGACCCCGTCATCTGGCGCGGCCCGATGGTCCACAAGATCATCACCCAGCTCGTCGAGGACGTCGAGTGGGGTGAGCTCGACTACCTCGTGATGGATCTGCCGCCGGGCACCGGCGACACCCAGCTCACCATCCTCCAGACGCTCCCCTTGACGGGGGCCGTGATCGTCACGACGCCGCAGGACGTGGCCCTCGACGACGCGGTGAAGGGGCTCCGCATGTTCGGCAAACACGACACGAACGTCCTCGGCATCGCGGAGAACATGGCCGGCTTCCGCTGTCCCGACTGCGGCGGCTTCCACGAGATATTCGGCTCCGGCGGCGGGAAGGCGCTCGCGCAGGAGCACGATCTCCCGTTCCTCGGCGGGATCCCGCTCGACCCCGAGGTGCGCACCGGCGGCGACGACGGCGAGCCGGTCGTCTTGGAAGACGGCGAGACCGCGGACGCGTTCAAGGTGCTCGTCGAGAACGTCGCGAACAACGCCGGCGTCGTCCGCCGCCGCGGGGTGAGCGAGGGGCGATGA